The following proteins are encoded in a genomic region of Oncorhynchus keta strain PuntledgeMale-10-30-2019 chromosome 35, Oket_V2, whole genome shotgun sequence:
- the LOC118379900 gene encoding potassium channel subfamily K member 13-like isoform X1 yields MACRRGCCFGAMNDDNARFLMLAVLIMLYLLCGAAVFSALEQPKERQAKELWAQRFENFTQKHNLTRTDLETFLRFYEEANVAGIRVDTLRPRWDFTGAFYFVGTVVSTIGFGMTTPATVSGKVFLIFYGLIGCASTILFFNLFLERIITVLAFVLKSCHGLQHQRQGMVPHDGSRETSLPGPRDRDRDILAGWKPSVYYVMLILCVAAVVISCCASAMYSAVEGWGYLDSLYFCFVAFSTIGFGDMVSSQRVAYDGNQTAYRLGNFLFILMGVCCIYSLFNVISIVIKQTLNWLLRKLGILCCRCCSAGIGKRLRPRRNAVMPSSTGHGHPRARRTVSIETDAVNESETDGGRRLSGEMISMRDLLATNKVNVPGKRLRFTVSFISSQKPLFLFINGRSLFTLYIVSSITWCGHELKQTNLNQSFRLHPIHVG; encoded by the exons ATGGCTTGCCGGAGAGGCTGCTGCTTCGGCGCGATGAACGATGATAACGCGCGGTTCCTAATGCTAGCGGTGCTGATCATGCTGTATCTGCTGTGCGGCGCGGCGGTGTTCTCCGCGTTGGAACAACCGAAGGAGCGGCAGGCCAAAGAGCTGTGGGCGCAGCGCTTCGAGAACTTCACCCAGAAGCACAACCTCACCCGGACCGATTTGGAGACCTTTCTCCGGTTCTATGAGGAGGCGAACGTCGCCGGTATCCGCGTGGATACACTCAGACCACGCTGGGATTTTACCGGCGCTTTTTACTTCGTGGGGACCGTTGTGTCGACCATAG GATTTGGCATGACCACCCCGGCCACGGTCAGCGGCAAAGTCTTCCTCATCTTCTACGGCCTGATCGGCTGCGCCTCTACCATCCTCTTCTTCAACCTCTTCCTGGAGCGTATCATCACGGTGCTTGCCTTCGTCCTAAAGTCGTGCCACGGGCTGCAGCATCAGCGCCAGGGCATGGTGCCCCACGATGGCAGCAGGGAGACGTCACTGCCAGGacccagagatagagacagggacatTCTGGCTGGATGGAAGCCTTCAGTGTACTATGTGATGCTGATTCTCTGTGTGGCCGCTGTGGTGATCTCCTGCTGTGCCTCGGCCATGTACTCAGCGGTGGAGGGGTGGGGCTATCTGGACTCGCTGTACTTCTGTTTTGTGGCGTTCAGCACCATCGGGTTCGGGGACATGGTGAGCAGCCAGAGGGTCGCGTACGATGGGAACCAGACAGCCTACAGACTGGGGAACTTCCTGTTTATATTGATGGGCGTCTGCTGTATCTACTCGCTGTTCAACGTCATATCTATCGTCATCAAGCAG ACTCTTAACTGGCTGCTGAGGAAGCTGGGCATTCTCTGCTGCCGCTGCTGCTCCGCCGGGATCGGGAAGAGACTCCGGCCTCGCCGGAACGCCGTGATGCCCAGCAGCACTGGACACGGACACCCCCGGGCGCGGCGGACTGTCTCCATAGAAACGGACGCGGTGAACGAGAGCGAGACGGATGGAGGCCGGCGGTTGTCTGGGGAGATGATCTCCATGAGGGACTTACTGGCGACCAATAAGGTGAACGTTCCGGGTAAAAGGTTAAGGTTCACTGTTAGTTTCATTTCTAGTCAAAAGCCCCTGTTCTTGTTTATAAATGGAAGGAGTTTATTCACTCTATATATAGTATCTAGTATCACCTGGTGTGGCCATGAATTGAAACAGACTAATTTAAATCAAAGTTTCAGACTGCACCCGATTCATGTTGGTTAG